Proteins encoded together in one Erinaceus europaeus chromosome 11, mEriEur2.1, whole genome shotgun sequence window:
- the EFNA4 gene encoding ephrin-A4, with product MRLLPLLPTVLWAALLGCPLPGASGLRHPLYWNSSNPRLLRGDAVVELDLNDYLDIFCPHYEGPGPPEGPERFSLYMVDWYGYEACRAEGPRAFKRWDCARPFAPLGPVRFSEKIQRFTPFSLGFEFLPGETYYYISVPSPESPGQCLRLQVSVCCKESKSESAHPVGSPGESGTSGWQGGSAPSPLCLLLLLLLPILRLLRAF from the exons ATGCGGCTGCTGCCCCTGCTGCCGACCGTCCTCTGGGCCGCGCTGCTCGGCTGCCCGCTGCCGGGAGCTTCAGGCCTCCGCCACCCCCTCTACTGGAACTCCAGTAACCCCAG GCTGCTCCGGGGTGATGCGGTGGTGGAGCTGGACCTCAACGATTACCTAGACATCTTCTGCCCACACTACGAAGGCCCAGGGCCACCTGAAGGCCCTGAGAGATTCTCCTTGTACATGGTGGACTGGTACGGCTACGAGGCCTGCCGGGCAGAGGGGCCCCGGGCATTCAAGCGCTGGGATTGTGCCCGGCCCTTCGCTCCCTTAGGTCCAGTTCGCTTCTCAGAGAAGATCCAGCGCTTCACACCCTTCTCCCTGGGCTTCGAGTTCCTGCCTGGAGAAACGTACTACTACATCT ctgtgCCCAGTCCAGAGAGTCCTGGCCAGTGCctgagactgcaggtgtctgtgtgctGCAAGGAGAGCA AATCAGAGTCTGCCCACCCAGTTGGGAGCCCTGGAGAGAGTGGCACATCAGGGTGGCAAGGAGGGAGCGCACCCAGTCCCCTCTGcctcttgctgctgctgctgctcccaaTTCTGCGTCTCCTAAGAGCCTTCTGA